In the Paenibacillus sp. FSL H7-0357 genome, one interval contains:
- a CDS encoding helix-turn-helix transcriptional regulator encodes MSNQTRLQALSDFLKSRRAAISPADAGLPEGTRRRTPGLRREEVAQLAGVSSTWYTWLEQGRDIKVSASVLDCIASALQLTKDERNYLFALALENGPGNMPFEQVEVSVISPPLQKILQELTTCPTLISDRRCGIVGWNEAAAHVFLDFASLPQEERNMIRLLFERKEFQRLAVNWEQFVRGYLAIFRAYYGQYVEDHWYDDFIAEMKGKHPAFQALWEESQVSSAPDVVLEFRHAKAGKMLFHLTSLQVHGSTDLRCSIYTPAGASNTEAKLKQLIGQSAIH; translated from the coding sequence TTGTCCAATCAGACGAGGCTTCAGGCATTATCGGATTTCTTAAAATCACGCCGGGCGGCGATCTCTCCCGCTGACGCAGGTTTGCCGGAAGGGACGCGCAGACGAACGCCCGGGCTCCGCAGAGAAGAGGTAGCGCAGCTTGCCGGAGTCAGCAGCACATGGTATACCTGGCTGGAACAGGGACGTGATATTAAAGTATCGGCATCTGTGCTGGATTGCATTGCCTCGGCACTGCAGCTGACCAAGGATGAGCGTAACTATTTATTCGCTTTGGCCCTTGAGAATGGTCCCGGGAATATGCCATTTGAGCAGGTGGAGGTTTCCGTCATTAGTCCGCCACTGCAGAAAATTCTGCAGGAGCTTACCACCTGCCCGACCCTTATTTCGGACCGGCGCTGCGGCATCGTCGGCTGGAATGAAGCGGCGGCACATGTTTTTCTGGATTTTGCCTCGTTGCCGCAAGAAGAACGGAACATGATCCGCCTCTTGTTCGAACGCAAGGAATTTCAGCGGCTTGCCGTGAACTGGGAACAATTCGTCAGGGGTTATCTGGCTATTTTCCGGGCGTACTACGGGCAATATGTTGAGGATCACTGGTATGATGATTTTATTGCGGAGATGAAGGGCAAACATCCTGCTTTTCAAGCACTTTGGGAGGAGAGCCAGGTTAGCTCAGCTCCCGATGTGGTGCTCGAATTCCGCCATGCCAAAGCAGGTAAGATGCTGTTTCATCTAACTTCACTTCAGGTTCACGGAAGCACAGATCTGCGCTGCAGCATCTATACCCCCGCAGGAGCTTCAAATACAGAAGCCAAGCTGAAGCAGCTTATCGGGCAGTCCGCGATACATTAA
- a CDS encoding IS1182 family transposase, whose protein sequence is MYIQYTMDQLYLPMDLEEDIPQNHLVCVVNAAVNRLDDAIFDAVYPGGGRDSYHPKMLTKVIIYAYTQRIYSSRQIAKAVRENIPFMWLAGRQRPDFRTLNRFRSQRMRSVLETVFTAVLQFLADEKYVSLEHYFVDGTKIEANANRYTFVWGKAVSKHKAKLQENVHALFADIEAAEHQEERECQGKDLAELGESCEMSSRKLEHLTQALESKLMDKPKDKPLKKAVRKLRKDLLPRLLKYEQYQTLLGDRNSFSKTGPDATFMRMKEDHMRNGQLKPGYNVQIGTENQFILAYSLHPRPTDTRCLQPHLEKARQILGKLPQTVIADAGYGSEENYAYLEKEEIQAVVKYGSYHKEKSKAWKENVGKSENWTYSETKDTWTCPAGETLHFRKESKETLQSGYEIHKRHYRSQSCEGCPLKERCTKAAGNREVVVSLERLRYQKQARAILRSEEGYALAVRRMTEPESVFGQLKNNRGFRRFLLRGMEKVTLEVGWLSLAHNMLKQAANDQKRRAAILQ, encoded by the coding sequence TTGTACATTCAATATACCATGGACCAACTTTACTTGCCAATGGATTTAGAAGAAGACATCCCACAAAATCATCTCGTTTGTGTCGTTAACGCAGCCGTAAATCGCCTGGACGACGCTATCTTTGACGCTGTCTATCCTGGCGGCGGCCGCGACAGCTACCACCCTAAGATGCTTACCAAAGTCATTATTTACGCTTATACTCAGCGAATCTATTCGTCTCGTCAAATCGCTAAAGCCGTGCGAGAGAACATCCCTTTCATGTGGCTGGCCGGACGGCAACGCCCCGACTTTCGCACCCTTAATCGCTTCCGTTCCCAGCGGATGAGAAGTGTCCTCGAAACCGTATTTACCGCCGTGCTTCAGTTTCTGGCTGACGAAAAATACGTGTCTCTGGAGCATTACTTTGTGGATGGTACCAAGATTGAGGCCAATGCCAATCGCTACACCTTTGTTTGGGGCAAAGCGGTCAGCAAACACAAAGCGAAATTGCAGGAGAACGTCCATGCTCTGTTTGCTGACATTGAAGCGGCAGAGCACCAAGAAGAACGGGAGTGCCAGGGAAAGGACCTCGCCGAACTCGGCGAATCTTGCGAGATGAGTAGTAGGAAATTGGAACACCTGACCCAGGCGCTGGAGTCAAAGCTCATGGACAAACCCAAAGACAAGCCCTTAAAAAAAGCCGTTCGAAAGCTTCGCAAGGATTTGCTGCCCAGGCTGCTGAAGTACGAACAGTACCAAACACTGCTTGGCGACCGAAATAGCTTCAGCAAGACGGGCCCGGATGCAACCTTCATGCGGATGAAGGAAGACCACATGCGAAATGGTCAGCTCAAACCCGGATACAATGTACAGATCGGAACCGAAAACCAGTTTATTTTGGCCTACAGTCTACACCCGAGACCTACTGACACCCGTTGTTTACAGCCGCATCTGGAAAAGGCAAGGCAGATCCTGGGGAAACTTCCGCAGACGGTGATTGCGGATGCAGGCTACGGCAGTGAAGAAAACTACGCCTATCTGGAAAAAGAAGAGATTCAGGCGGTCGTGAAATACGGCAGCTACCACAAAGAAAAAAGCAAAGCTTGGAAAGAGAATGTCGGAAAGAGTGAGAACTGGACGTACAGTGAAACCAAGGATACATGGACGTGCCCAGCCGGAGAAACGCTGCATTTCCGCAAAGAGAGCAAGGAGACGCTACAAAGTGGATATGAAATTCACAAACGTCATTACCGAAGCCAAAGCTGCGAAGGCTGTCCGCTGAAGGAACGCTGCACCAAGGCAGCAGGAAACCGGGAAGTGGTTGTCAGTCTGGAGAGGCTGCGGTACCAGAAGCAGGCTCGGGCCATCCTGCGAAGCGAGGAAGGCTATGCCCTGGCCGTACGCCGAATGACGGAACCGGAAAGTGTATTTGGACAACTGAAGAATAACCGGGGCTTCCGGCGCTTTCTGCTTCGCGGCATGGAAAAAGTGACGCTTGAGGTCGGTTGGCTTTCGCTTGCCCATAATATGCTGAAGCAAGCTGCAAATGACCAAAAACGCAGAGCAGCGATCCTCCAATAA
- a CDS encoding citrate synthase/methylcitrate synthase, which yields MATVSGLEGVVAGETEIGLVDGEKGYLVYRGYWAKELAISRSYEEVAYLLWNGHLPSSEELEMLKLEMAAARAMPEYLCRIVDLLPASVPMMLVLQSSVAALGEQGNATWPPTLRQAVRLTALLPTIIAYRYRRLKGLPIVEPLPELGHAANYLYMLNGQIPQEAHVQALSAYLILCMEHGMNASTFAGRVVLSTESDMCAAVCGAIGAMKGPLHGGAPSEVISMLADIGTKERAEPWIREVLDKGGKIMGFGHRIYKTKDPRAEALKIATEEMIGKDPSFDVAIHVEHTAIRLLEEYKPGRRLFTNVEFYAAAILQALELDPEIFTPTFTSGRIVGWTSHILEQAANNRIFRPQSIYTGPMPEGEF from the coding sequence ATGGCAACAGTAAGCGGGTTGGAAGGTGTAGTGGCTGGAGAAACAGAAATTGGTTTGGTAGACGGAGAAAAAGGTTATCTGGTTTACCGCGGATATTGGGCGAAAGAACTTGCAATAAGCCGAAGTTACGAAGAAGTAGCTTATTTGCTGTGGAATGGCCATCTGCCAAGTTCGGAGGAGCTGGAGATGTTGAAGCTGGAAATGGCGGCGGCCAGAGCGATGCCGGAGTATCTGTGCAGAATTGTTGATCTGCTCCCGGCTTCGGTTCCGATGATGCTGGTTCTGCAAAGCTCAGTAGCTGCGTTAGGGGAGCAGGGGAATGCAACATGGCCGCCGACGCTCCGGCAAGCCGTGCGGTTGACTGCGCTATTGCCAACGATTATTGCTTACAGATACCGCAGGTTAAAAGGACTGCCTATTGTGGAGCCGCTTCCAGAGCTTGGGCATGCCGCTAATTATTTGTATATGCTGAATGGACAAATTCCGCAGGAAGCCCATGTGCAGGCACTAAGTGCGTACTTGATTCTTTGCATGGAGCATGGAATGAATGCCTCGACTTTTGCCGGACGCGTGGTTCTCTCCACCGAATCTGATATGTGCGCAGCCGTATGTGGTGCCATTGGGGCGATGAAAGGTCCGCTGCATGGCGGAGCGCCCTCCGAAGTTATCTCGATGCTGGCGGATATTGGAACGAAGGAGCGGGCTGAGCCATGGATCCGTGAGGTTCTGGATAAAGGTGGCAAGATTATGGGCTTCGGTCATCGCATTTACAAGACCAAAGATCCCCGCGCTGAAGCGCTCAAGATTGCTACCGAGGAAATGATCGGCAAGGATCCATCCTTTGATGTGGCGATTCATGTCGAGCATACGGCGATCCGCCTGCTTGAGGAATACAAACCGGGACGCCGGTTGTTCACTAACGTAGAGTTCTATGCTGCCGCGATCCTGCAGGCACTGGAACTGGACCCGGAGATCTTCACCCCTACGTTTACGTCCGGCAGAATCGTGGGTTGGACCTCGCATATTCTGGAGCAAGCCGCCAACAACCGTATTTTTCGTCCGCAATCCATATATACGGGACCTATGCCTGAAGGGGAGTTCTAA
- the fabF gene encoding beta-ketoacyl-ACP synthase II encodes MERVVITGMGLISPLGNTVEQFWSRLTAGESGISEITSFDTSHFKSKIAAEVRDFDPEGRFGRKEARRMDRFTQFALAAAEDAWAHSGLQRDQIDKERLAVYVGSGVGGIHTLMEQGDVLRTRGPERVSPTLIPMLISNMAAATISIKLGALGPTLSPVTACSIGNTAIGEAFRLIRYGGADCVIAGGSEAAVSEISLASFGNATSLSTCNDEPERASRPFDGKRDGFVIGEGGAIVILESLSHALRRNAVIHGEVIGYGASSDAYHMVATHPEGIGAFQAMKLALREAGINPEEVDVISAHATSTIIGDRSETLAIKKLFGEAAYRIPVTANKSMTGHTLGAAGGLEAIALIQSLSSGIIPPTINQEIPDEVCDLDYVPNTARKGELKIGISNSFGFGGHNAVIALSKYENG; translated from the coding sequence ATGGAACGCGTAGTAATTACCGGGATGGGCTTGATCTCGCCCCTTGGCAACACTGTAGAGCAATTCTGGAGCCGCCTGACTGCAGGCGAATCGGGAATTTCCGAAATAACTTCATTTGATACCTCACATTTCAAATCCAAAATTGCCGCTGAAGTGCGGGACTTCGATCCTGAGGGCAGATTCGGCCGCAAGGAAGCCCGCCGGATGGACCGGTTCACCCAATTCGCACTGGCTGCCGCCGAAGATGCGTGGGCGCATTCCGGTCTTCAGCGTGATCAGATTGACAAAGAACGGCTTGCTGTATATGTAGGTTCCGGGGTAGGCGGTATTCATACCTTGATGGAGCAAGGGGATGTACTGCGGACACGGGGACCGGAACGAGTCAGTCCCACCTTGATACCCATGCTGATCTCTAACATGGCGGCTGCGACGATCAGCATTAAGCTGGGAGCGTTGGGTCCTACTCTCTCCCCGGTCACCGCCTGTTCAATCGGCAATACGGCGATCGGAGAAGCGTTCCGGTTAATCCGTTACGGCGGAGCTGATTGTGTAATTGCCGGAGGCTCCGAGGCGGCGGTCAGCGAGATTTCGTTAGCCAGCTTCGGAAACGCTACTTCATTATCCACCTGCAACGATGAGCCCGAGAGAGCCAGCCGCCCGTTTGACGGCAAGCGTGACGGGTTCGTTATCGGCGAAGGCGGTGCGATTGTCATTCTGGAATCACTCTCCCACGCCTTGCGCAGAAATGCCGTGATTCATGGAGAAGTCATTGGTTATGGCGCCAGCTCTGATGCTTATCACATGGTAGCCACCCATCCGGAAGGCATCGGTGCTTTTCAGGCGATGAAGCTTGCACTCCGCGAAGCGGGAATCAACCCGGAGGAAGTGGATGTTATTAGCGCCCATGCAACCAGCACCATTATCGGGGACCGCTCGGAAACATTGGCGATTAAGAAGCTGTTCGGGGAAGCGGCTTACCGCATTCCGGTTACCGCCAACAAATCGATGACCGGCCACACGCTCGGAGCTGCCGGCGGGCTGGAAGCCATCGCTCTGATTCAAAGCCTGAGTAGCGGCATCATTCCGCCTACCATCAATCAGGAAATCCCTGATGAAGTATGCGACCTGGATTATGTGCCTAATACTGCCCGCAAAGGCGAGCTCAAGATTGGAATCTCCAATTCTTTTGGTTTTGGCGGCCATAATGCTGTTATCGCCCTAAGCAAGTACGAGAATGGATAA
- a CDS encoding MFS transporter yields MNIPKLLRSFNFLYFALLAMFIPFLPVYLDNQGLSPAQIGFVVGTGGFITIVAQPLWGMISDRTKTIRKVLLFLLLCSAIVGYLLYVSSSYSQLILFAMLLYFFLMPIDPLTESLNFRIAESSGISYGSIRTYGALGYGIMALLTGYVMYYFGAQGLGLLFAGSSLLGFLVSWNMPDAPVTGKPVTLDSLKHFLSNKETLLFLLLVFVSSVPARMNDTFLGVYIIDLGGGSALVGQSFFLAAISEILVFALSFWWLRKGKELIIIAFAGAFYFLRFFISAWVTDPQLLTYLQVLQLFTFPVFYSAAIQYLYSIVPEEWRATGQTVLALLFFGVSGILASYAGGAIYDRFGGKTFFLCVSAMSFTGMIFGLILYRIYGRHSRRGEHAATL; encoded by the coding sequence ATGAATATACCAAAACTGCTACGCAGCTTTAACTTTTTATATTTTGCCCTGCTCGCCATGTTCATTCCCTTTCTTCCGGTCTACCTGGATAATCAGGGTCTGAGTCCGGCGCAAATCGGATTTGTTGTCGGCACCGGCGGCTTCATAACGATAGTCGCCCAGCCGCTATGGGGAATGATCAGTGACCGTACAAAAACAATCCGCAAAGTACTGTTGTTCCTGCTGCTCTGCTCAGCCATTGTCGGCTACCTGCTGTATGTCTCAAGCAGTTACAGCCAGCTGATTCTGTTCGCTATGCTGCTCTACTTTTTCCTAATGCCGATTGATCCGTTGACAGAAAGCCTCAATTTCCGTATCGCCGAGTCTTCCGGGATCAGCTACGGCTCGATCCGCACCTATGGTGCGCTCGGTTATGGTATCATGGCGCTGCTGACCGGATATGTAATGTATTATTTTGGCGCACAAGGTCTAGGACTGCTGTTTGCCGGCAGCAGTCTGCTAGGCTTCCTGGTCAGCTGGAACATGCCGGATGCCCCGGTTACCGGGAAACCGGTCACCCTGGACAGTCTCAAGCATTTCCTCTCCAATAAAGAAACGCTGTTATTTCTGCTGCTGGTCTTTGTCAGCTCCGTACCGGCAAGAATGAACGATACTTTTCTGGGGGTATATATTATTGATCTGGGCGGAGGATCGGCGTTGGTGGGACAGTCATTTTTCCTTGCGGCAATAAGCGAAATCCTTGTCTTTGCCTTGAGCTTCTGGTGGCTGCGCAAAGGCAAGGAGCTGATTATCATCGCTTTTGCGGGAGCCTTCTATTTCCTTCGTTTCTTTATTTCTGCCTGGGTTACCGATCCGCAGCTGCTCACTTACCTGCAGGTTCTGCAGTTGTTCACATTTCCCGTCTTCTACTCGGCGGCTATCCAGTACTTGTACAGCATTGTACCGGAGGAATGGAGGGCTACGGGCCAGACAGTGCTGGCACTTCTGTTCTTTGGAGTGTCGGGCATCCTGGCCTCATATGCGGGAGGTGCCATTTATGACAGATTCGGGGGCAAAACGTTCTTTTTATGCGTATCAGCAATGTCCTTTACCGGCATGATCTTTGGCCTCATTCTTTACCGGATTTATGGTAGACATAGCCGTAGGGGAGAACATGCAGCAACTCTATAA
- a CDS encoding beta-galactosidase yields the protein MYKFKYYKQPEILKNHLNLGGGNPAGEKLDVTSLYFTRNEKPVLPVMGEFHFSRYDRNYWYEELCKMKAGGITVVSTYVFWIYHEEIEGEFDFTGDNDLRAFILECKKAGLEAVIRIGPWAHGECRNGGYPDWLLKKPFKLRENNPEYLEKVRIYYEKISEQVQGLFYKDGGNIIAVQLDNELTNDAFHLSKLRKLAIECGMIAPIYTVTGWNAVAGAQIPVDEVVPVFGGYCDAPWDEHTNPLPPSPHYFFTGMRNDTGIGTDLLPRRTEENGEWQMPYERYPFATCELGGGLQVTHHRRYIVKGMDIYAVSLVKLGDGNNLIGYYVYHGGTNQIGKLSTFQESKATGYLNDYPILSYDYQTALSEYGEVGEQYGLLNLLHLFVQDFQETFAPMVRVEAEQVVRRDDTSSLRYVMRTDGESGYVFVNHYQRLSKLEDIQGAVINTGIVTFPPIDVRGDISFFLPFQMDLSGSVLTYATAQPLCRQANTYFFVQIPGIAAEYQFGDGQKFTPEAGKRSALRVNDIAIVTLTWDQARYLRRLDGELYIGDECDLFKANGEIRSIEEGDFGYWYWNGEGFEFRSVRQPYTEPVIAFTNVGQPLFEPKHTEELHIGGERKVTWQKVTVTGSQGFVNIDYYGDAAQIYADGELVADSFYYGKTWRVPARLLDGKECYLVIYGNTG from the coding sequence ATGTACAAATTCAAGTATTATAAGCAGCCCGAAATTTTGAAGAATCATTTGAATCTTGGAGGGGGAAATCCGGCAGGTGAAAAACTTGACGTAACAAGTTTGTATTTTACACGCAACGAAAAGCCGGTTCTTCCGGTGATGGGTGAATTCCACTTTTCAAGATATGACCGCAATTACTGGTATGAAGAGCTGTGCAAAATGAAAGCCGGCGGGATTACTGTGGTATCCACCTATGTGTTCTGGATTTATCATGAGGAAATAGAAGGTGAGTTCGATTTTACCGGAGATAATGATTTGCGGGCTTTTATCCTGGAGTGTAAAAAGGCCGGCCTGGAAGCCGTAATCCGGATTGGACCTTGGGCGCATGGCGAATGCAGAAACGGAGGATATCCGGACTGGCTGCTCAAGAAACCTTTCAAGCTGCGTGAGAATAATCCGGAATATCTTGAAAAAGTACGTATTTATTATGAGAAGATTTCTGAACAAGTGCAGGGGCTTTTCTATAAGGACGGGGGAAACATTATTGCCGTCCAGTTAGATAATGAGCTGACAAACGATGCATTTCATCTGTCAAAATTAAGAAAACTGGCCATAGAATGCGGGATGATTGCGCCAATCTACACAGTAACAGGATGGAATGCTGTTGCAGGTGCCCAAATTCCTGTTGATGAGGTGGTTCCTGTATTTGGAGGATATTGTGATGCACCATGGGATGAACATACTAATCCGCTTCCGCCGTCGCCTCATTATTTCTTCACCGGAATGAGAAATGACACAGGAATAGGAACGGACCTCCTTCCCAGACGAACTGAAGAAAACGGGGAATGGCAGATGCCCTATGAACGTTATCCATTTGCAACCTGTGAATTAGGCGGCGGTCTGCAGGTGACACACCACCGTAGATATATTGTAAAAGGTATGGATATCTATGCCGTATCGCTTGTTAAGCTCGGTGACGGTAACAACCTGATCGGGTATTATGTGTATCATGGCGGCACCAATCAGATTGGAAAACTTTCGACGTTCCAGGAGTCCAAGGCGACAGGCTATCTAAATGATTATCCGATTCTTTCCTATGATTATCAGACTGCCTTATCGGAGTATGGCGAAGTAGGAGAGCAGTACGGGCTGCTGAACCTTCTTCATTTGTTCGTACAGGATTTCCAGGAAACCTTTGCACCGATGGTCAGAGTGGAAGCCGAGCAAGTCGTGAGAAGGGATGATACTTCCTCTCTGCGGTACGTTATGCGTACAGACGGTGAAAGCGGATACGTATTTGTGAACCATTACCAAAGACTCTCCAAGCTTGAAGATATTCAAGGTGCTGTGATAAATACGGGTATTGTCACCTTCCCGCCTATTGATGTGCGCGGAGATATCAGCTTTTTCTTGCCGTTCCAGATGGACCTGTCGGGGAGTGTCCTGACCTATGCAACGGCGCAGCCTTTATGCAGACAGGCAAACACCTATTTCTTCGTACAGATCCCCGGTATCGCCGCGGAGTATCAATTCGGAGATGGACAGAAATTCACACCAGAGGCAGGGAAGAGATCTGCACTCCGGGTAAATGATATTGCCATTGTTACACTTACATGGGATCAGGCCAGATATTTGCGCAGACTGGATGGAGAGCTGTACATCGGTGACGAGTGTGACTTGTTCAAAGCGAATGGTGAAATACGCTCCATTGAAGAAGGAGATTTCGGCTATTGGTACTGGAATGGCGAAGGCTTTGAATTCAGATCAGTCCGGCAGCCCTATACCGAGCCTGTCATCGCATTTACGAATGTGGGACAGCCTCTATTTGAACCGAAGCATACGGAAGAACTTCATATCGGTGGTGAGCGAAAGGTCACCTGGCAGAAAGTTACGGTTACAGGATCTCAAGGCTTCGTAAATATTGATTATTATGGAGATGCAGCACAGATTTATGCGGATGGAGAACTGGTTGCCGACAGCTTCTATTACGGAAAGACGTGGAGAGTGCCAGCAAGGCTTCTGGACGGTAAAGAATGCTATCTTGTGATTTACGGAAATACGGGATGA